A genomic stretch from Deinococcus multiflagellatus includes:
- the tsaD gene encoding tRNA (adenosine(37)-N6)-threonylcarbamoyltransferase complex transferase subunit TsaD: MSEPHVPSPAAFPEPRFILGIDTSCDDTGVGIVELCGGAVQVRANRVWSQTVHAQYGGVMPELASREHVERIDAIVGEALSEAGLDLASISAVAATSGPGLVGALLVGLMYGKGLAQALDVPFYAAHHLEGHIYAAASDAELRPPYLALVVSGGHTHLFDVPRDGEYVLIGATRDDAAGEAFDKVARLAGLGYPGGPAISAAAGRGNPDAVPFKEPLKGQSGFDFSFSGLKTAALLAHRAGAAPDDLAASFQRAAVQTLVKTTVRAAEVTGRGTVVVSGGVAANRALREAFAATGLHVVFPGPGLNTDNGAMIALAAAAAIQAGRAPSALSEGAVAYAPLAGGVGRGL, translated from the coding sequence GTGAGCGAACCCCACGTCCCCTCGCCCGCCGCGTTTCCCGAGCCCCGGTTCATTCTGGGGATTGACACGTCCTGCGACGACACAGGGGTGGGCATTGTGGAACTGTGCGGCGGGGCCGTGCAGGTGCGCGCCAACCGGGTGTGGTCCCAGACAGTGCATGCGCAGTACGGCGGCGTGATGCCCGAGCTGGCCAGCCGCGAGCACGTGGAGCGCATTGACGCGATTGTGGGCGAGGCCCTGTCGGAAGCGGGCCTGGACCTGGCCAGCATCAGCGCGGTGGCCGCCACCTCGGGCCCGGGGCTGGTGGGCGCCCTGCTGGTGGGGCTGATGTACGGCAAGGGGCTGGCCCAGGCGCTGGATGTGCCCTTTTACGCCGCCCATCACCTTGAAGGCCACATTTACGCGGCAGCCAGCGACGCCGAGCTGCGCCCGCCTTACCTCGCGCTGGTGGTGAGCGGCGGCCACACGCACCTGTTCGACGTGCCCCGCGACGGCGAATACGTGCTGATCGGCGCCACGCGCGACGACGCGGCGGGGGAAGCCTTTGACAAGGTGGCCCGGCTGGCGGGCCTGGGCTACCCCGGCGGCCCGGCCATCTCGGCGGCGGCGGGGCGCGGCAACCCGGACGCGGTGCCGTTCAAAGAACCCCTGAAGGGCCAGAGCGGCTTTGACTTCAGCTTCAGCGGCCTGAAAACGGCGGCCCTGCTGGCCCACCGGGCAGGTGCCGCCCCCGACGATCTGGCCGCCAGTTTTCAGCGCGCGGCCGTGCAGACCCTGGTCAAAACCACCGTCCGCGCCGCCGAGGTCACCGGGCGCGGCACGGTGGTGGTGTCTGGCGGGGTGGCCGCCAACCGGGCCCTGCGTGAAGCCTTCGCCGCTACGGGCCTGCACGTGGTCTTTCCGGGCCCGGGCCTGAACACCGACAACGGCGCCATGATCGCCCTGGCCGCCGCCGCTGCCATCCAGGCCGGGCGCGCCCCCAGTGCGCTCAGCGAGGGCGCGGTGGCCTACGCGCCGCTGGCGGGGGGTGTGGGTCGTGGGCTGTAG
- a CDS encoding 3-oxoacid CoA-transferase — translation MKSVPVITPQEAAAKVRSGQTLLVGGFGMTGNPVHLVHALADTDVQGLTYVANNVSEPGLSGGRLLRNRQIARAVGSYFTSNPEAVKANQEGWLEVHLLPQGTLAEALRAGGAGLGGFYTPTAAGTLIAGDADVRTLNGQEMIFVPALRGDVAFVRAWRADTAGNLQYRLTEQNFNKAMATAADLVIAEVEEIVPVGTIAPEQVHTPGLYVDYLVQAPLLPEHLGSSASVKGSAKKVDEARLNMARRALKELKRGDVVNLGIGIPTLVADLITPEHGVNLHTENGMLGVGPAPEDGGALDYPVNAGKIPVTALPGASYFDSADSFAMIRGKHVDVAVMGGLQVDACGNLANWAVPGKPLLGVGGAMDLASGARRLIITMSHTDPDGTPKIVPECTLPLTARGAVDMVITDKAVFEFRGGVLTLTELMPGATLDEVRAGTGAAFVEALQGETAPV, via the coding sequence ATGAAAAGCGTCCCCGTGATCACCCCACAGGAGGCCGCCGCCAAGGTGCGCAGCGGCCAGACCCTGCTGGTGGGCGGCTTCGGCATGACCGGCAACCCGGTCCACCTCGTGCACGCGCTGGCCGACACCGACGTGCAGGGCCTGACCTACGTGGCGAACAACGTCTCTGAACCGGGCCTGAGCGGCGGTCGCCTGCTGCGCAACCGCCAGATTGCCAGGGCGGTGGGCTCCTACTTCACCTCCAACCCCGAAGCGGTCAAGGCCAACCAGGAAGGCTGGCTGGAGGTGCACCTTCTGCCCCAGGGCACGCTGGCCGAGGCGCTGCGGGCCGGGGGCGCCGGGCTGGGCGGCTTTTACACCCCCACGGCCGCCGGCACCCTGATCGCCGGGGACGCCGACGTGCGCACCCTGAATGGGCAGGAGATGATCTTTGTGCCGGCCCTGCGCGGCGACGTGGCCTTTGTGCGCGCGTGGCGGGCCGACACGGCGGGCAACCTCCAGTACCGCCTGACCGAGCAGAACTTCAACAAGGCGATGGCCACCGCCGCCGACCTCGTGATTGCCGAGGTCGAGGAAATCGTGCCAGTGGGGACCATTGCGCCCGAGCAGGTGCACACGCCGGGGCTGTACGTGGACTATCTGGTGCAGGCGCCGCTGCTGCCCGAACACCTGGGCTCCAGCGCCAGCGTGAAGGGCAGCGCCAAGAAGGTGGACGAGGCCCGCCTGAACATGGCCCGCCGCGCCCTGAAGGAACTGAAGCGCGGCGACGTGGTGAACCTGGGCATCGGCATCCCCACGCTGGTGGCGGACCTGATCACCCCGGAACACGGCGTGAACCTGCACACCGAAAACGGCATGCTGGGCGTGGGCCCTGCCCCCGAAGACGGCGGCGCGCTGGATTACCCGGTGAATGCGGGCAAGATTCCGGTGACCGCCCTGCCCGGCGCCAGCTACTTTGACAGCGCCGACTCCTTTGCCATGATCCGGGGCAAGCATGTGGACGTGGCCGTGATGGGCGGCCTGCAGGTGGACGCCTGCGGCAACCTGGCGAACTGGGCGGTGCCCGGCAAGCCGCTGCTGGGCGTGGGCGGCGCGATGGATCTGGCCAGCGGCGCCCGGCGCCTGATCATCACCATGAGCCACACCGACCCCGACGGCACGCCCAAGATCGTCCCCGAGTGCACCCTGCCCCTGACTGCACGCGGCGCGGTGGACATGGTGATCACCGACAAGGCGGTCTTTGAATTCCGGGGTGGCGTGCTGACCCTCACCGAGCTGATGCCCGGCGCCACCCTGGACGAGGTGCGGGCCGGCACCGGCGCGGCGTTTGTAGAGGCGCTGCAGGGAGAAACAGCGCCGGTGTAG
- a CDS encoding DUF503 domain-containing protein — MALGYVGVLTIRVEMPWVGNLKEKRALVRPVVERLKVRFPLTVARLDGLNAHDWEVIGVATISNDYGWVEETLRMAADYIAKEGPYRVTHEEVSITPLGDGEDPDEDDPALD; from the coding sequence GTGGCCCTGGGCTACGTGGGGGTGCTCACCATCCGGGTGGAGATGCCCTGGGTGGGCAACCTGAAAGAAAAACGCGCCCTGGTGCGCCCGGTGGTGGAACGCCTGAAGGTCCGTTTTCCTCTCACCGTCGCGCGCCTGGACGGCCTGAACGCCCACGACTGGGAAGTGATCGGCGTGGCGACCATCAGCAACGATTACGGCTGGGTGGAAGAAACCCTGCGCATGGCCGCCGATTACATTGCCAAGGAAGGGCCGTACCGCGTGACCCATGAAGAGGTAAGCATCACCCCTCTGGGCGACGGCGAGGACCCCGACGAGGACGATCCGGCGCTGGATTAG
- a CDS encoding DUF1999 domain-containing protein, producing the protein MRYRTFTEHDYEALQALDLNAQRGADPAFDTLPERERDGRLHTSLAALKFYERSEHSFVAELGGDLHGFVFAQSVWQGDRPIVLVRTLSLNPGAGPEVASGLLHAVVKSAYDTAVYEVHFPLPPALVGAAAQEEAVVTGQYAVCHLGTRAKTAPGERLAPQD; encoded by the coding sequence ATGCGTTACCGCACCTTCACCGAGCACGATTACGAGGCCCTGCAGGCCCTGGACCTGAACGCGCAGCGCGGCGCCGACCCCGCCTTCGACACCCTGCCCGAGCGCGAACGCGATGGCCGCCTTCACACCAGCCTCGCCGCCCTGAAGTTCTACGAGCGCAGCGAACATTCCTTCGTGGCCGAACTGGGGGGCGACCTGCACGGCTTTGTTTTTGCGCAGTCGGTGTGGCAGGGGGACCGCCCCATTGTGCTGGTGCGTACCCTCAGCCTGAACCCCGGGGCGGGCCCCGAGGTGGCCAGCGGACTGCTGCACGCCGTGGTCAAGAGCGCCTACGACACCGCCGTCTACGAGGTGCATTTTCCCCTGCCCCCGGCACTGGTCGGGGCGGCGGCGCAGGAGGAAGCGGTGGTGACCGGGCAGTACGCGGTCTGCCACCTGGGCACCCGCGCCAAGACCGCCCCCGGTGAGCGGTTGGCTCCACAAGACTGA
- a CDS encoding ribokinase, which yields MPGVLVVGSLNVDLTVAAPRIPAPGETVLGGELQVSPGGKGANQALAAARAGASVSLVGAVGQDAFAAQALHLLQAAGVNLEGVRAVPGATGVALITVASGGENAITVASGANAGLEAAHLPSDLRPYSHLLLQQELPPAVTLSAAQRARTAGLRVLLNAAPSRDTAPELLAATHHLIVNEHELSALAGGEGEVGVQARALLARGPEAVTVTLGARGSVTVTAGATHVLPAHPVAVTDTTGAGDTFCGVLAARLQSGDPLPHALHWAGVAAALACTRRGAQAAMPLWPEVEAAGAATRPTAPMP from the coding sequence GTGCCGGGCGTGCTGGTGGTGGGCAGCCTGAACGTGGACCTGACGGTGGCCGCCCCGCGCATTCCCGCACCCGGCGAAACGGTGCTGGGCGGCGAGTTGCAGGTGTCCCCGGGCGGCAAGGGCGCCAATCAGGCGCTGGCGGCAGCGCGGGCTGGGGCGTCAGTCTCACTGGTGGGGGCGGTGGGCCAGGACGCTTTTGCCGCACAGGCCCTGCACCTGCTGCAGGCGGCGGGCGTGAATCTGGAGGGTGTGCGCGCGGTCCCTGGCGCCACTGGGGTGGCCCTCATCACGGTGGCCTCGGGCGGTGAAAATGCCATCACAGTGGCCAGTGGCGCCAATGCGGGGCTGGAAGCGGCCCACCTGCCCAGCGACCTGAGGCCTTACAGCCACCTGCTGCTGCAACAAGAGTTGCCCCCGGCTGTGACGCTGTCGGCGGCCCAGCGCGCCCGGACGGCAGGCCTGCGGGTGCTGCTGAATGCGGCCCCCAGCCGGGACACGGCGCCCGAACTGCTGGCGGCCACCCATCACCTGATCGTCAACGAGCACGAACTGTCGGCCCTGGCGGGCGGTGAAGGCGAGGTCGGCGTGCAGGCCCGCGCCCTGCTGGCCCGGGGCCCGGAAGCCGTAACGGTGACCCTGGGCGCCCGGGGCAGCGTGACCGTGACCGCCGGAGCGACCCACGTCCTGCCCGCGCACCCGGTGGCCGTGACCGACACCACCGGGGCGGGCGACACCTTCTGCGGGGTGCTGGCCGCCCGCCTGCAGTCGGGTGATCCTTTGCCCCACGCCCTGCACTGGGCAGGCGTAGCGGCGGCCCTGGCCTGCACCCGGCGCGGCGCCCAGGCCGCCATGCCCCTGTGGCCCGAGGTTGAAGCGGCCGGGGCCGCCACGCGCCCCACCGCCCCCATGCCCTAG
- the hpf gene encoding ribosome hibernation-promoting factor, HPF/YfiA family, which yields MHIYKLSGRNVEVTDAMRDYVEEKLSRLDRFNDQITDARVTLTVRDVRDAARRNRVEVQLNVPHGIIRAEEHHADMYAAIDRASDVLERQLRKFKTRYLKHRHDAAPQPEPGPAEADVEAGLDDVSEFQPEIVRQKRFEMRPMSPEDAVAQMEALGHDFYVFMNMKTGICGVVYRRKDGHYGLIEPSA from the coding sequence GTGCACATCTATAAGCTGTCGGGCCGGAACGTCGAAGTGACTGATGCCATGCGGGACTACGTGGAGGAAAAGCTCTCCCGGCTGGACCGTTTCAACGACCAGATTACCGACGCGCGGGTGACCCTCACCGTGCGCGACGTGCGCGACGCCGCCCGCCGCAACCGCGTGGAAGTGCAGCTCAACGTGCCCCACGGCATTATTCGCGCCGAGGAGCACCACGCCGACATGTACGCCGCCATTGACCGCGCCAGCGACGTGCTGGAGCGCCAGCTGCGCAAGTTCAAGACCCGGTACCTCAAGCACCGCCACGACGCCGCGCCCCAGCCCGAGCCCGGCCCGGCCGAGGCCGATGTGGAAGCCGGCCTGGACGATGTGAGCGAATTCCAGCCGGAAATTGTGCGCCAGAAGCGCTTTGAGATGCGCCCCATGAGCCCCGAGGACGCTGTGGCCCAGATGGAAGCCCTGGGCCACGATTTTTACGTGTTCATGAACATGAAAACGGGCATCTGCGGCGTGGTCTACCGCCGCAAGGACGGGCACTACGGCCTGATTGAACCCAGCGCCTGA
- a CDS encoding heavy-metal-associated domain-containing protein, protein MTNKATRVLLGVRGMSREAGTTVSEALAALPGVVKATPDEGQIEVHYDPSQLTVMDLVRAVRRQGFLAGML, encoded by the coding sequence ATGACGAACAAAGCCACCCGCGTACTGCTGGGCGTGCGCGGCATGAGCCGCGAAGCCGGCACCACCGTTTCCGAAGCCCTGGCTGCCCTGCCTGGGGTGGTCAAGGCCACGCCGGACGAAGGCCAGATTGAAGTGCACTACGACCCCTCGCAGCTGACCGTCATGGACCTTGTGCGCGCCGTGCGCCGTCAGGGGTTCCTGGCCGGCATGCTCTAA
- a CDS encoding TetR/AcrR family transcriptional regulator, whose product MKVDRHEQDEARRERIARAAFELFARSGLEEISAQDIARAAYVSRTNLYRYFPSKVHMLLAHFEKAVQASRDDALERLKAGANPQLVWDKVTARMADLGVRYRHLVGAVGQAVLGAPPESPGERTDAPARPGDGLRTALTLAALVQPVLLAMQAQGRLRPEANTQLLSMLLVDAFILALLHGGHRDQREVLRDWQERFSLLMYGALNPDTPLRERG is encoded by the coding sequence GTGAAGGTGGACCGCCACGAACAGGACGAGGCCCGGCGCGAGCGCATTGCCCGCGCGGCCTTTGAGCTGTTTGCCCGCAGTGGGCTGGAAGAGATCAGCGCGCAGGACATCGCCCGCGCGGCGTATGTGAGCCGAACCAACCTGTACCGTTACTTTCCCAGCAAGGTGCACATGCTGCTGGCCCACTTTGAAAAGGCGGTGCAGGCCAGCCGCGACGACGCCCTGGAACGCCTGAAGGCGGGGGCCAACCCGCAACTGGTCTGGGACAAGGTCACGGCCCGCATGGCCGACCTGGGCGTGCGCTACCGGCACCTCGTGGGCGCGGTGGGGCAGGCCGTGCTGGGCGCCCCCCCCGAATCCCCAGGTGAACGCACCGATGCGCCTGCACGCCCCGGCGACGGCCTGCGGACCGCCCTGACGCTGGCGGCGCTGGTGCAGCCCGTGCTGCTGGCCATGCAGGCCCAGGGCCGCCTGCGCCCAGAAGCCAACACCCAACTGCTGAGCATGCTGCTGGTGGACGCTTTTATTCTGGCCCTGCTGCACGGCGGCCACCGCGACCAGCGCGAGGTGCTGCGCGACTGGCAGGAGCGCTTCAGCCTGCTGATGTACGGGGCCCTGAACCCAGATACGCCGCTGCGCGAGCGGGGCTAA
- a CDS encoding nucleoside deaminase yields MPELPQLDHVAYLKEALALARQGQAAGSAPVGALLVSAQGEVLARGHNRVGQAQTADHVGGASVAHAEMDVFFQVGKLEDPETLTLYSSLEPCLMCGGASALLGVGRVVWATADPWGGSGRLLRWEDHPAMQQTQVVPTPDPALEREGALLFAPEAKRAFPEEGWALWQARYPEETQGL; encoded by the coding sequence ATGCCTGAATTGCCACAGCTGGATCATGTTGCGTACCTGAAAGAAGCGCTGGCGCTGGCCCGTCAGGGGCAGGCGGCGGGCAGCGCGCCCGTGGGGGCCCTGCTGGTCAGTGCCCAGGGCGAGGTGCTGGCGCGCGGCCACAACCGCGTGGGGCAGGCGCAAACCGCCGACCATGTGGGCGGCGCCAGCGTGGCCCACGCCGAGATGGACGTGTTTTTTCAGGTGGGCAAGCTGGAAGACCCCGAGACCCTGACCCTGTACAGCAGCCTGGAGCCCTGCCTGATGTGCGGCGGCGCCAGCGCGCTGCTGGGCGTGGGGCGCGTGGTGTGGGCCACCGCCGATCCCTGGGGCGGCTCTGGGCGCCTGCTGCGCTGGGAAGACCACCCCGCCATGCAGCAGACCCAGGTGGTGCCCACCCCCGACCCCGCGCTGGAACGCGAGGGCGCCCTGCTGTTTGCCCCCGAAGCCAAGCGCGCCTTTCCAGAAGAAGGCTGGGCGCTGTGGCAGGCGCGCTACCCCGAAGAAACCCAGGGGCTCTGA
- a CDS encoding RBBP9/YdeN family alpha/beta hydrolase, which translates to MTPTLVIVPGLGDSGPDHWQTRWQHKFGAARVRQDDPDQPTPGAWAARLQETIEATPGELILVGHSCGVLTIVHWAAQTGGHGRVRGALLVGPTDAEAPQTAALYPAVRALAPLPLTELPFPALVVASENDPYTTFARAEELAAAWGAELVSAGEAGHINVASGHGDWPEGEVLLSEALHAWTPPEVVRF; encoded by the coding sequence ATGACCCCCACCCTCGTGATCGTGCCCGGCCTGGGCGACAGCGGCCCCGACCACTGGCAGACCCGCTGGCAGCACAAGTTCGGCGCCGCCCGCGTGCGCCAGGACGACCCGGACCAGCCCACCCCCGGGGCCTGGGCCGCGCGGCTGCAGGAGACCATTGAGGCCACGCCGGGCGAGCTGATTCTGGTGGGCCATTCGTGTGGGGTGCTGACCATCGTGCACTGGGCCGCGCAAACCGGGGGGCATGGGCGGGTACGCGGCGCCCTGCTGGTGGGCCCCACCGATGCCGAGGCGCCCCAGACCGCAGCCCTGTACCCGGCGGTGCGCGCCCTGGCCCCACTGCCCCTGACCGAGCTGCCCTTCCCGGCGCTGGTGGTCGCCAGCGAGAACGACCCCTACACCACCTTCGCGCGTGCCGAGGAGCTGGCGGCGGCCTGGGGCGCCGAACTGGTCTCGGCAGGCGAGGCGGGGCACATCAACGTGGCCAGCGGCCACGGCGACTGGCCCGAGGGCGAGGTGCTGCTGTCCGAGGCCCTGCACGCCTGGACCCCTCCTGAAGTCGTGCGCTTCTGA
- a CDS encoding long-chain-fatty-acid--CoA ligase, whose amino-acid sequence MTQPLARPWLSRYEAGVPQHFVPSGLTLPQLLERTASKYPDRTALTFLGAKLSYRQLWQDAQRFASALQKLGVRPGDRVSIMLPNTPQFVVAFYGTLLAGGVAVNTSPMYTSSELEHQLTDSGSETLVMLDAFYPRYAAVAGRVPVKRVLVTGVQDALPFPKNLLYPVKARKEGTWVKVPYAERVLAMGKVVASQAPSPQPVKSAPEDVALLQYTGGTTGVPKGAMLTHRNLVANCEQARGWMTDLREGQEVTLAAIPFFHVYGMTVAMNLSILIGATIALVPNPRDLKMVLSQITASGATLFPGVPTLYNAINNHPDTPKHDLTSIRACISGSAPLLLETARRFKEITGGANLVEGYGLTEASPITHTNPIFGNQKEGSIGLPMPGVDAVVVDDSGQPVQPGEVGELWVAGPMIMKGYWQRPDETAKTLREAFGKTWLMTGDMAVMDEQGYFRIVDRKKDLIIAGGFNIYPREVEEALMTHPAVLEAAAVGLPDEYRGESVHAVVALKPGQSATEADLIAHCKGLLSAYKVPRSVEFRAELPKTAAMKILRRQLAQEAKAARAATKASA is encoded by the coding sequence ATGACCCAGCCCCTTGCCCGTCCCTGGCTCAGCCGTTACGAAGCGGGTGTGCCGCAGCACTTTGTGCCCAGCGGCCTGACCCTGCCGCAGCTGCTTGAACGCACCGCCAGCAAGTACCCTGACCGCACCGCCCTGACCTTTCTGGGGGCCAAGCTCTCATACCGCCAGCTGTGGCAAGACGCCCAGCGCTTTGCTTCGGCGCTGCAGAAGCTGGGGGTGAGGCCCGGCGACCGGGTGTCCATCATGCTGCCCAACACGCCGCAGTTCGTGGTGGCCTTTTACGGCACGCTGCTGGCGGGGGGCGTGGCGGTCAACACCAGCCCCATGTACACCTCCAGCGAACTGGAGCACCAGCTTACCGACAGCGGCAGCGAAACCCTGGTGATGCTGGACGCCTTTTATCCCCGCTACGCCGCCGTGGCGGGCCGCGTGCCGGTCAAGCGGGTGCTGGTCACGGGGGTGCAAGACGCCCTGCCGTTTCCCAAGAACCTGCTGTACCCGGTCAAGGCGCGCAAGGAAGGCACCTGGGTCAAGGTGCCCTACGCCGAGCGGGTGCTGGCCATGGGCAAGGTTGTGGCCTCGCAGGCCCCCAGCCCCCAACCGGTGAAGAGCGCGCCCGAAGACGTGGCGCTGCTGCAGTACACCGGCGGCACCACGGGCGTGCCCAAGGGCGCCATGCTGACCCACCGCAATCTCGTGGCCAACTGCGAGCAGGCCCGGGGCTGGATGACCGATCTGCGCGAGGGGCAGGAGGTGACGCTGGCGGCCATTCCGTTTTTCCATGTGTACGGCATGACGGTCGCCATGAACCTGAGCATCCTGATTGGCGCGACCATTGCGCTGGTGCCCAATCCGCGCGACCTGAAGATGGTGCTCTCGCAGATCACGGCCTCGGGGGCCACGCTGTTTCCCGGCGTGCCCACGCTGTACAACGCCATCAACAACCACCCCGACACGCCCAAGCACGACCTGACCTCTATTCGCGCCTGTATCAGCGGCAGCGCGCCGCTGCTGCTGGAAACCGCGCGGCGCTTCAAGGAGATCACGGGCGGCGCCAATCTGGTGGAGGGCTACGGGCTGACCGAAGCCAGCCCCATCACGCACACCAACCCCATTTTCGGGAACCAGAAAGAAGGCAGCATCGGCCTGCCCATGCCGGGCGTGGACGCCGTGGTCGTGGACGACAGTGGCCAGCCGGTGCAGCCGGGCGAGGTGGGCGAGCTGTGGGTGGCCGGGCCCATGATCATGAAGGGCTACTGGCAGCGCCCCGATGAAACCGCCAAAACGCTGCGCGAGGCGTTTGGCAAGACCTGGCTGATGACCGGCGATATGGCCGTGATGGACGAGCAGGGCTATTTCCGCATTGTGGACCGCAAGAAGGACCTGATTATCGCGGGCGGCTTTAACATCTACCCCCGCGAGGTGGAAGAGGCCCTGATGACCCACCCGGCGGTGCTGGAAGCGGCGGCCGTGGGCCTGCCCGACGAGTACCGCGGCGAGAGCGTGCACGCTGTGGTGGCCCTGAAACCCGGCCAGAGCGCCACCGAAGCCGACCTGATCGCCCACTGCAAGGGGCTGCTGAGCGCCTACAAGGTGCCCCGCAGCGTGGAGTTCCGCGCCGAACTGCCCAAGACGGCCGCCATGAAGATCCTGCGCCGCCAGCTGGCCCAGGAGGCCAAGGCTGCGCGGGCGGCCACCAAAGCGAGTGCTTAA
- a CDS encoding butyrate kinase has protein sequence MIAHVINPGSSGVKLACATLEPSANPALPGQLRLQLTRAELPLHAPPTAGAVPALTQAIMALTADWPAPHAVVGRGGFIGRVPTGTYRVTEALAAYAVQGEGAQEPPNLGGPLALALAQVRGVPAFIVDPQSADELLPEARLTGLRGVRRRGEFHALNARAVARRAAHEVGKRFHEARVVVAHLGATTSVTAFDQGRAIDTTGAGADGGPLGAMQSGPVPARALLRLGADLGERALTHLASEGGFLALTGSANLRDLEARAPSDPDVQAAMGAFVHQVAKAVGEQTGALSARPDALVLTGGIARWDELMDRIERRVAWIAPVFIIPGEVELEALAEGAGRVLLGLEAARDWTPPGGGRGPA, from the coding sequence GTGATCGCCCACGTGATCAATCCGGGCAGCAGCGGGGTCAAGCTCGCCTGCGCCACCCTTGAGCCCAGCGCGAACCCCGCGCTGCCGGGGCAACTGCGCCTGCAGCTGACCCGCGCGGAACTGCCGCTGCACGCGCCCCCCACGGCTGGGGCCGTGCCCGCGCTCACCCAGGCCATCATGGCCCTGACCGCTGACTGGCCAGCCCCACACGCCGTGGTGGGCCGGGGCGGCTTTATTGGCCGGGTCCCCACCGGGACCTACCGCGTCACCGAGGCCCTGGCCGCCTACGCCGTGCAGGGGGAGGGCGCCCAGGAGCCCCCCAACCTGGGCGGCCCGCTGGCGCTGGCGCTGGCGCAGGTGCGCGGCGTGCCCGCCTTTATCGTGGACCCGCAGAGCGCCGATGAACTGCTGCCCGAAGCCCGGCTGACGGGCCTGCGCGGCGTGCGGCGCCGGGGCGAATTTCACGCGCTCAACGCCCGCGCAGTGGCCCGGCGCGCCGCGCACGAGGTGGGCAAGCGCTTCCACGAGGCGCGGGTGGTCGTGGCGCACCTGGGGGCCACCACCAGTGTGACCGCCTTTGACCAGGGCCGGGCCATCGATACCACCGGGGCCGGCGCTGATGGCGGCCCGCTGGGCGCCATGCAAAGCGGCCCGGTGCCGGCGCGCGCCCTGCTGCGTCTGGGGGCCGATCTGGGCGAGCGCGCCCTGACCCACCTCGCCAGCGAGGGGGGCTTTCTGGCGCTGACGGGCAGCGCGAACCTGCGGGACCTCGAAGCCCGGGCGCCCAGCGATCCAGACGTGCAGGCGGCCATGGGCGCCTTTGTGCACCAGGTGGCCAAGGCGGTGGGCGAGCAGACCGGCGCCCTGAGTGCCCGCCCCGACGCCCTTGTCCTGACCGGCGGCATTGCGCGCTGGGACGAACTGATGGACCGCATTGAGCGCCGGGTGGCCTGGATCGCGCCGGTGTTTATCATTCCCGGCGAGGTGGAACTCGAAGCCCTGGCCGAAGGCGCGGGGCGCGTCCTGCTGGGCCTGGAAGCGGCGCGTGACTGGACCCCGCCTGGGGGGGGCCGTGGCCCGGCGTAG